In a genomic window of Brettanomyces nanus chromosome 1, complete sequence:
- a CDS encoding uncharacterized protein (BUSCO:EOG093411AM), with product MTSETTLKRGFDSLDNGDAKRSKISSVLLNETSSRPAQPKIGIKESDVGITEYVYHGSGSRITGILKQRYTDFQVNEIAPDGKVIHLEDLGIDTPKKSEEEKDKEKKERKERQEEKRKEDKQEFDISEQDKNVLTELLGKDDTEKLISMVGTRNKMETTKSYPDKMERTKVHKLIRKIFDNSFETATTEDDKIIVGANSFRNHEKRENTHGNNAPGLIHNLGPRKTFLWFNMYKQNKETMEVANILAKIMGIPVKHVKYAGTKDRRGVTVQKASLENVPVERANSLNRILRGCQIGGFEYSDTPVNLAALAGNEFIITLRDAKSIDSSITLEEAVSSIVKSLSTIGFVNYYGMQRFGTFSVSTHEVGKEILNGNWKAAGELILSEQEIVVPSSRDARHIWKQTRDANMALKKMPRKCSAEFSLLSRLDRSEKEDDGEYSSGAYFNAIMGIPRNLRIMYGHSYQSYVWNVVASRRVQLFGYTVVPGDLVLINKKVQDGDMVEDVKNETVTTALAVTEDDIKADKYTIHDIVLPTPGYDVVYPENEELRNSYVEVMKKDGLDPFNMSRRVREFSLPGTYRKVIARAGNLEYYIRKYDTFTDELVRTDLEILNLLKKATEEGKKDISVDRILPGDPNGDKSALIIKMQLPSSTYATMALRELIVEDTSIHGGVPKKN from the coding sequence ATGACTAGTGAAACAACCTTGAAAAGGGGGTTTGACTCATTAGATAATGGAGATGCCAAAAGAAGTAAGATATCTTCAGTGTTGTTGAATGAAACATCTAGTCGCCCTGCACAACCGAAAATAGGCATAAAGGAGAGTGATGTCGGCATTACCGAGTACGTTTATCATGGGTCCGGTTCCAGAATTACAGGTATCTTGAAACAGAGATATACAGACTTTCAGGTTAATGAAATTGCTCCTGATGGAAAGGTGATACACTTGGAAGACTTGGGAATTGATACTCCTaagaaatcagaagaagagaaagacaaagagaagaaagaacgGAAGGAACGACAAGAGGAAAAGCGGAAAGAGGACAAGCAGGAGTTTGATATCTCCGAACAAGACAAAAATGTCCTTACCGAATTACTTGGTAAGGATGATACAGAAAAGCTCATTTCTATGGTTGGTACTAGAAACAAGATGGAGACAACCAAGTCATATCCAGATAAGATGGAACGCACCAAAGTGCACAAGCTGATAAGAAAGATCTTTGACAATAGTTTCGAGACTGCCACTACAGAGGATGATAAAATTATAGTTGGAGCCAATTCGTTCCGTAATCATGAGAAAAGGGAAAATACTCATGGCAACAATGCTCCAGGACTTATCCACAACCTTGGTCCTCGTAAAACATTTTTATGGTTCAACATGTACAAGCAGAACAAAGAAACAATGGAAGTGGCAAACATTCTTGCCAAAATCATGGGTATTCCTGTCAAGCATGTTAAATATGCAGGTACCAAGGATAGAAGGGGTGTTACTGTTCAAAAGGCTTCTTTAGAGAACGTTCCTGTTGAAAGGGCCAATTCTTTGAATAGAATATTGCGTGGCTGCCAAATTGGTGGATTCGAGTACAGCGATACTCCGGTTAATTTGGCTGCCTTAGCTGGTAACGAGTTCATCATAACTTTAAGAGACGCTAAATCTATCGATTCATCGATCactcttgaagaagctgtTTCGTCCATTGTGAAATCGCTTTCTACAATAGGGTTTGTTAATTACTACGGTATGCAGAGGTTCGGAACATTTTCGGTCTCCACTCATGAGGTTGGTAAGGAAATCTTGAACGGTAACTGGAAAGCTGCGGGTGAATTGATTCTTAGCGAACAAGAGATTGTTGTTCCCTCTTCAAGAGATGCCAGACATATTTGGAAACAAACTAGAGATGCAAATAtggcattgaagaagatgcctAGAAAATGCAGTGCGGAGTTCTCTCTTTTAAGTCGGTTGGACCGCTCAGAGAAGGAGGACGATGGCGAATATTCTTCTGGAGCGTATTTCAACGCTATCATGGGCATTCCTAGAAATTTAAGAATCATGTATGGTCATTCTTATCAATCCTATGTGTGGAATGTTGTTGCTTCTCGTCGTGTCCAACTCTTTGGGTACACTGTTGTTCCAGGTGATTTAGTTCTTATCAATAAGAAGGTACAGGACGGCGATATGGTAGAGGACGTCAAGAATGAGACTGTCACCACTGCTTTAGCCGTTACTGAGGACGATATCAAAGCTGACAAGTACACTATTCACGATATAGTTCTTCCAACACCAGGCTATGATGTGGTATATCCTGAAAATGAGGAATTGAGAAATTCTTACGTTGAagtgatgaaaaaagaTGGTCTTGATCCCTTCAATATGTCTAGAAGAGTGAGAGAATTCTCGCTACCAGGTACGTACAGAAAAGTGATTGCCAGGGCAGGCAATTTGGAGTATTACATAAGAAAGTACGACACCTTCACAGATGAATTGGTTAGAACTGATCTTGAGATATTGAATTTGCTTAAAAAGGCCACGGAAGAGGGTAAAAAGGATATTAGTGTGGATAGAATACTTCCTGGAGATCCTAACGGTGATAAAAGTGCCTTGATAATTAAGATGCAGCTTCCATCCTCTACATATGCAACTATGGCTTTGAGAGAACTCATTGTCGAAGATACTTCAATTCATGGAGGagttccaaagaagaactaa
- a CDS encoding uncharacterized protein (EggNog:ENOG41) — protein MGHGSHSSIVQYQIKRGTPFQENSTPTQPAFELPYSPAAAKQMNTEISPNGSTSESRGITPILTGAAAATDATAATATTTGATIDASNEAQRHHHYHHYPLTNLHTLSPQQQQQLLYIQQQQQQQQQQQQQQQQQQQQPQQSQPKKPQQSQQPLQQPLQLPQQQSLQRPQQTQQPLQQQQTPQPQQRVQAIRRQSSSTVISQTSSQIQPEAANQRSLTGEEEILASNLQETYKAILKLEVETQQGCSEVNQRLIENDAGAEITSQLWVVYKNVVQLLDHYYDFLLYALSPTSARAGKPLVMNYRILRRMWVYGVVSFLEVLKNVAAIFVEHEICACFIAYAFNIISCLTDPQLGVEGWWAEKLGDLSRMAIALYPGRYMDWKASSVSWYRAAMETQFGHGKIYYHACTVESDNLEALVDIGKSVTCRDPFVPTQQYLRMIVDNVCSQRNILSSTEMAMIDFVKIHKILLLPNYEGSQEMVSLVSHYATHFGMDSGNLDFFQLRSGAVPSEKLQFWYQKSANFALCNINHIIGFGDSRNPLAKLFNLPEALKERKERKDKHRKSTRTLDADGKSNIEDDPDALYYSTASEQDETSWFQLLSYLNRGVVELSMRMLLQYVTGPIQTSTPHVIVWLYFVAAVGKAVQVQPSAKPLFIQLVHRFFPWSKVIPYLNDILCILRFSPESSALLKADIDNLKLDDRDVLLYHSENENLWEVWKCWGSLWFDALSCKKDYGSVIDSGVRTDIFDMPAGGPRYKFTENRPRFVRIAVLGNYIAQNFPEMGLTIDCNIFKYAPDQTGTMITPGESSRLESFCQDQRFQGLFEKPSAELTLAGKTDFTVTFNAEKWVDENASPQLPTMEANSYGFMTAFLNNEYPAVNPDEEHQEEQQVQADDEVEYNDMYLQHGAYQADPLRIAGDLGDKMDTSLTFISLDTNTWLKHCGRVFKCVRAEIFRLSVPLTVFQELRSLRRSTDASVADSATRAVIIIRQLYSEEDVLPVRADGSKASSLNETLEFEQNQNWRSNTDEIIMKSIKLNDDLGKSLLLGNNYRINKGGKILTRVEASAFKYNILITDDRNMSLRSKAIRLVNFSSAWLFKQIERVSNGRCSD, from the exons ATGGG ACACGGTTCTCACTCTTCAATTGTTCAATATCAGATCAAAAGAGGCACACCTTTCCAAGAGAATAGTACTCCAACACAGCCAGCTTTTGAACTTCCATATTCGCCTGCCGCTGCTAAACAAATGAATACAGAGATCAGCCCCAACGGCTCCACCAGCGAGTCAAGGGGAATCACCCCTATTTTAACAGGAGCAGCTGCTGCCACCGATGCTACTGCAGCCACTGCTACAACTACTGGTGCTACTATAGATGCATCAAATGAGGCGCAGAGACATCATCACTATCATCATTACCCGCTTACAAATCTTCATACTCTTTCTccacagcaacagcaacaattGCTCTATAtacagcaacagcagcaacaacaacagcaacagcaacagcaacagcaacagcaacagcaacagcctCAACAGTCACAGCCCAAAAAACCTCAACAATCTCAACAGCCCTTGCAACAGCCCTTGCAACTGCCTCAACAACAGTCCCTGCAACGGCCTCAACAGACTCAACAGCCCTtgcaacagcaacaaacACCACAGCCACAGCAAAGAGTTCAAGCTATTAGAAGACAAAGTTCCAGCACCGTCATATCACAGACGTCCTCTCAAATTCAGCCTGAAGCTGCCAATCAACGATCTCTGACCGGGGAGGAAGAGATCCTCGCTTCAAATCTCCAGGAGACTTACAAGGCCATTTTGAAGCTAGAAGTGGAAACACAACAAGGCTGTTCCGAAGTGAATCAGAGACTCATAGAAAATGATGCAGGTGCAGAAATAACGTCACAGCTTTGGGTCGTTTACAAAAATGTCGTACAGCTTTTGGACCACTACTatgattttcttctctacGCTTTGTCACCCACATCCGCAAGGGCCGGAAAGCCTCTTGTGATGAACTATCGGATCCTGCGTCGAATGTGGGTTTATGGCGTTGTCTCTTTTTTGGAGGTATTAAAGAATGTCGCTGCCATATTTGTAGAGCATGAAATCTGTGCCTGTTTCATTGCGTACGCTTTCAACATCATATCCTGCCTTACAGACCCTCAATTGGGTGTAGAGGGCTGGTGGGCGGAGAAGCTCGGCGACCTTTCTCGCATGGCTATTGCACTCTATCCTGGCAGATACATGGATTGGAAAGCTTCCTCTGTATCATGGTATCGTGCTGCCATGGAAACGCAGTTTGGCCACGGTAAAATATATTATCATGCATGCACCGTGGAAAGTGACAATCTAGAGGCTCTTGTTGATATCGGAAAGAGCGTTACCTGTCGAGATCCGTTTGTTCCCACTCAGCAGTATCTGCGAATGATTGTAGACAATGTTTGCTCTCAGAGAAACATCCTAAGCTCCACCGAAATGGCTATGATCGATTTCGTCAAGATTCATAAGATTCTGCTCTTACCCAACTATGAAGGAAGCCAGGAAATGGTGAGCCTTGTGTCACATTACGCTACTCATTTTGGCATGGATAGTGGTAATCTAGACTTTTTCCAGTTACGCTCTGGGGCTGTACCAAGTGAAAAGCTTCAATTTTGGTATCAGAAGTCTGCCAATTTTGCTCTTTGCAATATCAATCATATCATTGGATTCGGCGATAGCCGGAATCCGTTAGCgaaactcttcaacttaCCGGAAGCACTTAAGGAACGTAAGGAACGCAAGGATAAGCACAGAAAATCGACACGCACTTTGGATGCCGATGGCAAGTCCAATATCGAGGATGATCCAGATGCCTTGTACTACTCTACTGCGTCCGAGCAGGATGAAACCTCATGGTTCCAACTTCTCAGCTACCTGAATCGTGGAGTTGTAGAGCTTTCCATGCGAATGCTTCTTCAGTACGTTACAGGGCCTATACAAACGTCTACCCCCCATGTTATTGTTTGGCTCTATTTTGTGGCTGCTGTTGGAAAAGCTGTCCAAGTGCAGCCGTCTGCCAAACCATTGTTCATTCAACTAGTTCACAGATTTTTTCCCTGGTCTAAAGTGATTCCTTACTTAAACGATATCCTGTGCATTCTCCGGTTTTCACCGGAATCTTCCGCCTTGTTGAAAGCAGACATTGATAATTTAAAACTCGATGACCGCGATGTTCTTCTGTACCATTCAGAGAATGAGAATCTTTGGGAGGTTTGGAAATGTTGGGGATCACTGTGGTTTGATGCCCTTTCTTGCAAGAAGGATTACGGATCAGTTATCGACAGTGGTGTTAGAACTGATATCTTCGATATGCCCGCCGGAGGTCCTCGTTACAAGTTCACCGAGAACAGACCGAGATTTGTGCGGATAGCTGTGTTGGGTAATTACATCGCTCAAAATTTCCCGGAGATGGGCCTCACCATTGATTgcaacatcttcaagtacGCTCCTGATCAAACTGGCACAATGATTACCCCCGGGGAATCATCTAGATTAGAATCCTTCTGCCAGGATCAACGTTTTCAAGGCCTCTTCGAGAAGCCTTCTGCTGAGCTAACGCTGGCTGGAAAAACTGACTTCACAGTCACTTTCAACGCTGAAAAATGGGTCGATGAGAATGCCAGTCCTCAGCTGCCTACGATGGAGGCCAATTCATATGGATTTATGACTGCTTTCCTCAACAATGAATATCCAGCCGTGAATCCCGACGAAGAGCATCAGGAAGAACAGCAGGTGCAggctgatgatgaggttGAGTACAACGACATGTACTTGCAACATGGTGCTTATCAGGCGGATCCACTGAGAATCGCTGGAGACCTCGGTGATAAAATGGACACTTCGCTCACATTTATATCTCTTGATACCAATACTTGGCTCAAGCATTGCGGTAGAGTGTTCAAATGTGTTCGGGCTGAAATTTTCAGACTTTCGGTTCCATTAACAGTGTTTCAGGAGCTACGTTCGCTTCGTCGATCGACAGACGCTTCTGTTGCAGATTCTGCTACTAGAGCTGTGATAATCATTCGCCAACTATATTCAGAAGAGGACGTTCTGCCAGTTCGTGCTGACGGCTCAAAGGCATCGTCATTGAACGAGACGCTTGAGTTCGAACAGAACCAAAACTGGCGGTCTAACACGGATGAGATCATTATGAAGTCTATAAAACTGAACGATGATCTTGGGAAGTCGCTTCTCTTGGGCAATAACTACCGTATAAACAAGGGTGGTAAGATACTAACTCGTGTTGAAGCTAGTGCGTTCAAGTACAACATACTAATTACAGATGACCGAAATATGAGTCTACGTTCCAAGGCCATACGATTGGTTAACTTCTCGAGCGCTTGGTTATTTAAGCAGATCGAAAGGGTTTCTAATGGAAGATGCTCCGACTGA
- the APR1 gene encoding aspartic proteinase precursor (MEROPS:MER0000941~BUSCO:EOG093423EI), with amino-acid sequence MRLSLSICTSVLLALAFSDTANAKVHSVQLKKNPIADTFKDITFTEYVNSLKNKYIKTFQEHLDAEKRRANNVVGSLSGDIQTPFVPFAEKSNEVQIEASHDTPLTNYMNAQYFTEIELGTPAQIFKVILDTGSSNLWVPSNDCSSLACYLHTKYDHEQSTSYEKNGTDFSIQYGSGSMKGYISQDTLKLGDLVIPNQDFAEATEEPGLAFAFGKFDGILGLGYDTIAVNHIVPPIYNAIDKDLLDEPQFSFYLGDSSKSEDGGICTFGGIDKSKFTGKITWLPVRRKAYWEVKFNGIGLGDEYAPLEKHGAAIDTGTSLIVLPSQLAEVLNSEIGAEKSWSGQYTVDCAKRDSLPDLTLNFDGYNFTLSPYEYTLEVSGSCMSAFTGMDMPEPIGPLAIIGDAFLRKYYSVYDLAKDAVGLAEAV; translated from the coding sequence ATGAGACTCTCCCTTTCCATTTGCACCTCAGTGCTTTTGGCGCTTGCTTTCTCCGATACTGCCAATGCTAAGGTCCACTCGGtccaattgaagaagaacccAATTGCTGAtaccttcaaagatattaCCTTTACCGAGTATgtcaactctttgaagaacaagtaCATCAAAACTTTCCAGGAGCACTTAGATGCTGAAAAGAGGAGAGCTAACAACGTTGTtggttctctttctggtgACATTCAGACACCTTTTGTTCCTTTCGCCGAGAAGAGCAACGAGGTTCAAATTGAGGCTAGTCATGACACTCCATTGACAAACTACATGAATGCTCAGTATTTTACTGAAATTGAATTGGGTACTCCAGCACAGATTTTCAAAGTGATCTTGGATACCGGTTCGTCCAATTTGTGGGTTCCAAGCAACGATTGCTCCTCGCTTGCTTGTTATTTGCACACCAAATATGATCATGAGCAGTCTACCTCTTACGAGAAAAATGGAACCGATTTCTCTATTCAGTATGGCTCTGGCTCCATGAAGGGTTACATCTCCCAGGATACACTTAAATTGGGAGATCTAGTCATTCCTAATCAAGACTTTGCTGAGGCCACTGAAGAGCCAGGCTTGGCCTTTGCATTTGGTAAGTTTGATGGTATCCTTGGGTTGGGTTACGATACGATTGCTGTCAACCACATTGTTCCACCTATCTATAATGCTATTGACAAAGACCTATTAGACGAGCCTCAATTCTCCTTCTATTTGGGTGACAGCTCGAAATCAGAGGATGGCGGTATTTGCACTTTTGGTGGTATTGACAAGTCCAAGTTCACTGGTAAAATAACTTGGCTTCCAGTCAGAAGAAAGGCATACTGGGAAGTTAAGTTCAATGGTATCGGCTTGGGTGACGAATATGCTCCATTGGAAAAGCACGGTGCAGCCATCGATACTGGTACATCCTTGATTGTTCTACCATCTCAATTAGCCGAGGTTTTGAACTCTGAGATTGGTGCTGAGAAATCTTGGTCCGGACAATACACTGTTGATTGTGCCAAGAGAGATTCTTTACCAGATTTGACTCTCAACTTTGACGGTTACAACTttactctttctccttACGAGTATACCTTGGAAGTGTCTGGAAGCTGCATGTCTGCCTTCACTGGTATGGATATGCCTGAACCAATTGGTCCTTTGGCTATCATTGGTGATGCTTTCTTGAGAAAATACTACTCAGTGTATGACCTTGCTAAGGATGCCGTTGGATTGGCTGAAGCCGTCTAA
- a CDS encoding uncharacterized protein (EggNog:ENOG41), with protein MYRGPNSLKLTKIIGTGIIMGLGKAQAMPITAQFISLAKQKENNSVIYRVLDYLISLDTQKLGKIFGWVSAFLYISSRVPQIFKNIQVQSTGGVSLKLIICALVGNLLYAVSLLTSEDAIKGGHTTIQFWEDELCYLVGSIGTVFFDAFVILQWIYYDIVGFCEEEPMHQDLSLLTHCPRSPLLMESPSKPIKFSPSVLSPKHIRKLSEFTPLTPIDFLLDDYGCSAENDSRSVASSLSPSADVAARLSDTITKVLSPVQDCYDHNHPNFPNKQVIDNLDTDDQNSTFDKS; from the exons ATGTATCGGGGTCCTAA CTCCCTCAAGTTGACCAAAATTATTGGCACAGGTATCATAATGGGACTCGGAAAAGCACAGGCAATGCCTATAACAGCACAATTTATTAGCCTTGCCAagcaaaaagaaaataattCAGTCATTTACAGAGTGCTCGACTATTTGATCTCATTAGACACCCAGAAACTGGGTAAGATCTTTGGATGGGTCTCTGCCTTTTTATATATATCCTCACGAGTTCCTCAAATTTTCAAGAACATCCAGGTTCAATCTACGGGAGGTGTCTCGCTGAAGTTGATTATTTGTGCCTTAGTTGGAAATCTTCTGTATGCAGTGTCGCTACTTACAAGTGAGGATGCCATTAAAGGAGGTCATACCACGATTCAATTCTGGGAGGATGAGCTTTGCTACCTTGTCGGCTCAATTGGCACCGTTTTTTTTGATGCATTTGTCATACTGCAGTGGATATACTATGATATTGTGGGCTTCTGCGAAGAAGAGCCTATGCATCAAGATCTGTCTCTTTTGACCCACTGCCCTCGTTCTCCTCTACTAATGGAATCTCCAAGTAAACCAATCAAATTCTCTCCGAGTGTTTTATCTCCAAAGCATATCCGCAAGTTGAGCGAATTTACTCCTCTCACGCCAATTGACTTTTTATTGGATGATTACGGTTGTTCCGCTGAAAATGATAGCAGATCAGTCGCGAGTTCTCTGTCTCCTTCTGCCGATGTTGCTGCTCGGCTTTCGGACACCATTACTAAGGTACTATCACCAGTACAGGATTGCTACGATCACAATCACCCCAATTTCCCTAATAAACAAGTTATAGATAACTTAGACACAGATGACCAAAACTCCACTTTTGACAAGTCATGA
- a CDS encoding uncharacterized protein (BUSCO:EOG0934358U) — translation MPLILFVGYPSSGKTRFARKLCEQLKQKISSLNLTEPGAGMKVILHNDETLRINHQMYKESTSEKAARGEQMSAVKRDLSKNNIVILDGLNYIKGFRYQLFCETKNLSTTYCVIQVIAPNSVCFQWNQDRPETDRWDSSLVKELIMRFEEPDGRNRWDSPLIPISYDDEEVPFDDVWTSVILKKPPKPNQSTFLKPAAASDYLQELDRLTSKVVDSVIQYQNLNQIGGKVLIKAKNERTDAQSIYINMPAVNVSIAQLQRLRRTYVSMNRMRSIDNQSIIPLFVQFIDHALNTD, via the coding sequence ATGCCACTCATACTTTTCGTCGGATATCCGTCGTCTGGAAAGACGCGATTCGCGCGGAAACTTTGCGAACAGCTCAAACAAAAGATATCCAGTCTCAATCTTACAGAACCAGGAGCAGGTATGAAGGTTATTCTTCACAATGACGAAACTTTAAGAATTAACCACCAAATGTACAAAGAATCTACTTCGGAGAAAGCTGCAAGGGGAGAACAGATGTCTGCAGTGAAAAGGGATCTTTCTAAGAATAACATAGTGATACTCGATGGCTTGAATTACATTAAAGGATTCAGATACCAACTATTCTGTGAGACCAAAAATTTAAGTACCACCTATTGCGTGATCCAGGTAATAGCTCCCAACAGCGTCTGCTttcaatggaatcaagATAGACCAGAAACAGATCGTTGGGATTCCTCGCTTGTCAAAGAGTTGATTATGCGTTTTGAAGAACCTGATGGACGTAATCGTTGGGATTCCCCTCTAATACCTATTAGTtacgatgatgaagaggtaCCATTTGATGATGTGTGGACCAGTGTCATACTTAAAAAACCTCCCAAACCCAACCAGTCGACATTTTTAAAACCTGCTGCCGCCTCAGACTACCTTCAAGAGTTGGACAGACTCACTTCTAAAGTCGTGGATAGCGTTATTCAATACCAAAACTTGAATCAGATAGGAGGGAAAGTCCTCATCAAGGCTAAAAATGAGAGGACAGATGCACAATCAATCTACATAAATATGCCGGCTGTAAATGTCTCTATTGCTCAACTACAGAGACTAAGAAGAACCTATGTTTCTATGAATAGAATGAGATCGATCGATAACCAAAGCATCATACCACTCTTCGTTCAGTTTATAGATCATGCTCTCAATACAGACTAA
- a CDS encoding uncharacterized protein (BUSCO:EOG09343KZ5), whose protein sequence is MSTIRQAFKPRMIFPEYRVNLADFKGHQSKALSRMKELSPQLDLILELRDARAPVSTSNPLLHRVFRDKEKLILYTKRDLSSMTASLLDKWHEPLHENWRFIDCRSSNDIHKLLASIKKQYDSMYPRPPLGLRLMVVGMPNVGKSTLVNSLRGIGLNQKKKSVARVGSNAGITRSTSEIIRVSRDPEILLYDTPGVLLPQVKQIKTMLSLSLIGTVSKVNQADPVITADYMLYVMNLTDSSGKRYGKYLDHPTNDIYELLGAMAKKNGNYKRFKGESEKKLNYLSCAMELIQSIQIGKFGKWCFDIDALRELQRGILPQIDHAPNWAHNSFIS, encoded by the coding sequence ATGTCGACCATTCGTCAAGCTTTTAAACCCAGAATGATATTTCCGGAGTATAGGGTTAATTTGGCGGACTTCAAAGGGCATCAATCCAAGGCACTAAGTAGAATGAAGGAGCTTTCTCCACAGCTCGACTTAATACTAGAGCTAAGAGATGCCAGAGCACCAGTTTCCACAAGTAACCCTTTATTGCATCGAGTTTTCCGTGATAAGGAGAAACTTATTTTATATACAAAGCGAGATCTCAGTTCGATGACAGCCAGCCTACTTGATAAATGGCATGAACCACTTCATGAGAATTGGAGATTTATAGACTGTCGATCGTCCAACGATATTCACAAATTATTGGCCAGCATTAAGAAACAGTACGATTCTATGTATCCACGGCCTCCACTAGGGCTAAGATTGATGGTAGTTGGAATGCCTAATGTGGGGAAGTCCACCTTGGTGAACAGTTTAAGAGGTATTGGACTAaaccaaaagaagaaatctgtGGCTAGAGTAGGATCAAATGCAGGGATTACTAGGAGTACCAGTGAGATTATAAGAGTGAGTCGAGATCCAGAGATTCTTCTATATGATACTCCAGGAGTTCTTCTGCCTCAAGTCAAGCAAATCAAGACAATGCTTAGTTTATCATTGATAGGTACAGTTTCAAAGGTGAATCAGGCGGACCCTGTGATTACCGCAGATTATATGCTCTACGTGATGAATCTTACAGATTCCAGCGGTAAACGCTATGGCAAATACTTGGATCATCCTACCAACGATATCTACGAGTTGTTGGGGGCCATGGCCAAGAAAAATGGTAACTATAAACgtttcaaaggagaatccGAAAAAAAGCTCAACTACTTAAGCTGCGCGATGGAATTAATTCAAAGTATCCAAATAGGGAAATTCGGTAAATGGTGCTTTGACATCGATGCCCTGAGGGAGCTTCAAAGAGGAATTCTACCACAGATCGATCATGCTCCAAACTGGGCACATAATTCCTTTATATCATGA